Proteins encoded by one window of uncultured Draconibacterium sp.:
- a CDS encoding C69 family dipeptidase, with amino-acid sequence MKKIRVVGLLVIALMLFNQQVSNGCTNFLISKGATVDGSTMITYAADSHTLYGELYFQPAADHPEGAMRKIYEWDTGIFLGEIPQPAHTYSVIGNMNEYQLAIAETTFGGRSELSSQDGAIMDYGSLIYVTLQRAKTAREAIEVMTGLVEEFGYYSSGESFSIADPEEVWILEMIGKGQGEKGAVWVAMRIPDGFISGHANQARITTFPLNDSKNCLYSKDVISFAREKGWYNGTNKDFSFSDVYAPVDFGAARFCDARVWAGFNKVAGGMEQYTEYAKGIVETGGENNFPSNRLPLWIKPDKQLDVQDVMAMMRDHFEGTELDMTQDIGAGPYALPYRWRGLTWEVDSVEYCNERAISTQQTGFSFVAQSRSWLPDPIGGILWFGVDDAYSSCYVPMYCGITEIPECFEVGNGDLLTYSETSAFWTFSQVANYAYLRYSDMIVDIKLVQRELEDKFVAFVPVVDKAAETMFNTVNEQQARKFITEFSVNEAENMTRRWKELYHYLIVKYTDGNIKRESNGEFARTETGMPASPIFAGYPDWWYKAIINATGDHFKVKGNSH; translated from the coding sequence ATGAAGAAGATTAGAGTTGTAGGATTACTGGTTATAGCGTTGATGCTTTTTAACCAGCAAGTTTCAAACGGGTGTACCAACTTTTTAATTTCCAAAGGCGCTACTGTCGATGGATCAACAATGATAACTTATGCTGCAGATTCGCATACACTTTACGGCGAGTTGTATTTTCAGCCGGCAGCTGACCATCCGGAAGGTGCCATGCGCAAAATTTACGAATGGGACACCGGCATTTTCCTTGGTGAGATTCCGCAACCGGCACATACATACAGTGTTATTGGCAACATGAACGAATATCAGCTGGCCATTGCCGAAACCACTTTTGGCGGCCGCAGCGAATTATCGAGCCAGGACGGTGCAATTATGGATTACGGCAGTTTGATTTACGTAACCTTACAACGAGCTAAAACAGCACGCGAAGCAATCGAAGTAATGACCGGTTTGGTTGAAGAATTCGGTTATTACAGTTCTGGTGAATCGTTTTCAATTGCTGACCCCGAAGAAGTATGGATACTTGAGATGATTGGCAAAGGACAAGGCGAAAAAGGAGCAGTTTGGGTGGCTATGCGAATTCCTGATGGTTTTATAAGCGGCCACGCCAACCAGGCACGCATAACCACTTTCCCGCTAAACGATTCAAAAAATTGCTTGTATTCAAAAGATGTTATCTCGTTTGCCCGCGAAAAAGGCTGGTATAACGGCACCAATAAAGATTTTAGTTTTTCTGACGTTTATGCACCTGTAGATTTTGGTGCAGCACGGTTCTGCGACGCGCGTGTTTGGGCAGGTTTTAACAAAGTTGCCGGAGGCATGGAGCAGTACACTGAATATGCAAAAGGTATTGTGGAAACAGGCGGTGAAAATAACTTCCCATCCAACCGTTTACCTCTTTGGATAAAACCGGATAAACAACTCGACGTGCAGGATGTAATGGCAATGATGCGCGACCATTTTGAAGGAACAGAACTTGATATGACACAGGATATTGGCGCAGGACCATATGCTTTGCCTTATCGTTGGCGTGGATTAACCTGGGAAGTAGATTCGGTTGAATATTGCAACGAACGAGCGATCTCAACCCAGCAAACCGGATTCTCGTTTGTCGCACAAAGCCGAAGCTGGCTACCCGATCCTATTGGCGGAATACTCTGGTTTGGAGTAGACGATGCCTATTCGAGCTGTTACGTTCCGATGTATTGCGGAATTACAGAAATTCCGGAATGTTTTGAAGTTGGAAACGGTGATTTATTGACTTACAGTGAAACATCAGCTTTCTGGACTTTTAGTCAGGTGGCTAACTACGCCTATTTACGTTACAGCGATATGATCGTTGATATAAAACTGGTACAGCGCGAATTGGAAGATAAATTTGTAGCTTTTGTTCCGGTTGTTGATAAAGCTGCAGAAACCATGTTTAATACGGTTAATGAGCAACAGGCACGAAAATTTATCACAGAATTCTCGGTAAACGAGGCTGAAAATATGACCCGCCGGTGGAAAGAACTTTATCATTACCTCATCGTAAAATACACCGATGGAAACATTAAACGCGAAAGTAACGGCGAATTTGCACGTACCGAAACCGGGATGCCTGCATCTCCAATTTTTGCAGGATATCCGGACTGGTGGTACAAAGCCATCATAAATGCTACCGGAGATCATTTTAAAGTAAAAGGAAACAGCCATTAG
- a CDS encoding PDZ domain-containing protein encodes MKIITSFILLMLVLTSYISAQGTRLLRQPTISSESIVFVYANDLWKVNREGGDAIRLTTNEGAESNPHFSNDEKWIAFSAQYDGNTDVYLIPAEGGSPKRLTWHSGADIVQGWTPDGKVMFRSGREARPTQTSKFFTVSTDGELPKALEIPRAAFGELSPDGKQIAYIPITFWDPEWRNYRGGQAMPVWIVDMTTKELIRTPQPTKERHLDPVWYNNKVFYLSERDYASNIWSFDPKTKEEKQHTTQAQFDIKSLDACKDGIVYECGGYLYYLNPKTNEEKQLAINVEGDMNFARERWESVSAGNLSNANISPNGKRALFEYRGEIFTVPKEKGTWRNITNTSGIADRYPVWSPDGDKIAWFNDESKKYKLVVADQFGQDKKTYALENPTFYFRPEWSPDGKRITYTDTDYNIWVIELESGTVTKVGTDIFAHPNREMQPVWSPDSKWIAYARQLNSSFKAIFVYNVESGQTFQLTDGMADVLTPAWDASGKYMYILASTNYGLATGWLDMSSYDPDVTRSLYCIVLSKDDASPILPTSDDEEVKKDSEEENGDQEEPDDKDTDKKDEEISVTIDMDGISERIVALNMPERNYMALVKGPEKTVFVAESVPNQSGVTIHKYEAKENKAEEFLTGVRNIVTSTDGKNMLYRKGSSWAIAGTGSKPKNGDGNLKTNMKIKIVPSEEYQQLFDDSWRFMRDFLYVANVHGAPWDKIYDWYSPMVKHARHRTDMNYIIDMISGEVAIGHSYVAGGDMPDIDRVPIGLLGCDIVEENGYYKIAKIYNGESWNPSFKAPLAAPGIAVNEGDYLLAVNGVELKVPVNPYSLFEQTSGRQTILKVGSTTSPDDAIEITVEPISSERNLRTIDWIEGNRRKVDELSGGKLAYVYLPNTGGGGFASFNRYYFAQQDKKGVILDERNNGGGSAADYMIDVMSRTLLGYFNSKANDNRPWTTPMAGIWGPKVMIINERAGSGGDLLPYMFKEKDLGPLIGTRTWGGLVGTWDTPPLIDGGRIVAPRGGFFDVDGEWAVEGEGIAPDIEVIQEPKLILQGKDPQLEKAVEVALEKLQGNEFELKPEPAAPMRWKRPNGFKTN; translated from the coding sequence ATGAAAATTATTACGTCATTTATTTTGCTGATGTTAGTTCTTACGTCCTATATCAGTGCGCAAGGAACCCGACTGTTGCGTCAGCCAACAATTTCGTCCGAAAGTATTGTTTTTGTTTATGCCAACGATCTGTGGAAAGTTAATCGCGAGGGAGGCGATGCAATTCGACTAACAACCAACGAAGGCGCCGAGAGTAATCCTCATTTTTCAAACGACGAGAAATGGATTGCATTTTCAGCACAGTACGATGGTAATACCGACGTGTACTTGATTCCTGCAGAAGGAGGATCGCCAAAACGTTTAACCTGGCATTCCGGAGCTGATATAGTGCAAGGTTGGACACCCGACGGGAAGGTAATGTTTCGTTCCGGAAGAGAAGCACGTCCTACACAAACAAGTAAATTCTTTACAGTTTCTACAGATGGAGAATTGCCAAAAGCACTCGAAATTCCTCGTGCCGCATTTGGCGAACTTTCGCCTGACGGAAAACAAATTGCCTACATCCCTATTACTTTCTGGGATCCTGAGTGGCGCAATTATCGTGGCGGGCAGGCAATGCCGGTCTGGATTGTCGACATGACTACCAAAGAGCTAATTCGCACACCACAGCCAACAAAAGAACGTCATCTTGATCCGGTTTGGTACAACAATAAAGTGTTTTACTTATCAGAGCGTGACTATGCCAGTAATATTTGGTCGTTCGATCCGAAAACCAAAGAAGAAAAACAACATACCACACAGGCTCAATTTGATATAAAAAGTCTTGATGCCTGCAAAGACGGAATTGTGTATGAATGTGGTGGCTACCTGTATTATCTGAATCCGAAAACAAATGAAGAAAAGCAACTCGCTATTAATGTAGAAGGAGATATGAATTTTGCCCGCGAACGCTGGGAATCGGTTTCGGCTGGCAACCTCAGTAATGCAAATATTTCACCTAACGGCAAGCGCGCACTTTTTGAATACCGCGGCGAGATTTTTACAGTTCCAAAAGAAAAGGGAACATGGCGCAATATTACCAACACATCGGGAATTGCCGACCGCTACCCGGTTTGGTCGCCTGATGGGGATAAAATTGCCTGGTTTAACGACGAAAGCAAGAAATATAAACTGGTTGTTGCCGATCAATTTGGCCAGGATAAAAAAACCTACGCGCTTGAAAATCCTACTTTTTATTTTCGCCCTGAATGGTCGCCCGATGGTAAAAGAATAACTTATACCGACACGGATTATAACATATGGGTTATAGAGCTTGAGTCAGGTACAGTTACAAAAGTTGGAACCGACATTTTTGCACATCCTAATCGCGAAATGCAACCTGTTTGGTCGCCCGATAGTAAGTGGATCGCCTATGCACGCCAGCTTAACAGCAGTTTTAAAGCTATTTTTGTGTACAATGTTGAAAGTGGACAAACCTTTCAGTTAACTGATGGAATGGCCGATGTATTAACCCCAGCATGGGATGCCAGCGGAAAATACATGTACATTTTGGCCAGTACAAACTATGGTCTGGCAACCGGTTGGTTAGATATGAGCTCTTACGATCCGGATGTAACAAGAAGTTTATATTGTATCGTCCTTTCTAAAGACGATGCTTCGCCTATTTTACCAACCAGCGATGATGAGGAAGTGAAAAAAGATAGTGAAGAGGAAAATGGTGATCAGGAAGAACCAGATGACAAGGATACAGATAAAAAAGATGAAGAAATAAGTGTAACAATTGATATGGATGGCATTTCGGAACGAATTGTTGCACTGAATATGCCGGAAAGAAATTATATGGCCCTGGTTAAAGGTCCGGAGAAAACGGTTTTTGTTGCCGAGTCAGTACCCAACCAAAGTGGAGTGACTATTCACAAATACGAAGCTAAAGAAAATAAAGCCGAAGAATTTCTAACAGGTGTTAGAAACATTGTTACTTCTACCGACGGAAAGAACATGCTTTATCGTAAAGGCAGTTCGTGGGCCATTGCAGGAACCGGCAGTAAACCAAAAAACGGCGATGGTAACCTGAAAACTAATATGAAAATCAAGATCGTTCCATCGGAAGAATACCAGCAACTGTTTGACGATTCGTGGCGATTTATGCGCGATTTTCTTTATGTAGCCAATGTACACGGTGCACCGTGGGATAAAATTTACGACTGGTATTCACCAATGGTAAAACATGCCCGACATCGTACCGACATGAATTACATTATTGATATGATTAGCGGCGAAGTTGCGATAGGTCACTCGTATGTTGCAGGTGGCGACATGCCCGACATTGACAGGGTACCAATTGGTCTGCTGGGTTGCGACATTGTTGAAGAAAACGGCTACTACAAAATTGCAAAGATCTATAACGGAGAAAGCTGGAATCCATCTTTCAAGGCGCCTTTGGCGGCTCCGGGAATAGCTGTTAACGAAGGAGATTATCTGCTTGCCGTTAATGGAGTTGAATTAAAAGTACCGGTAAATCCGTATAGTTTGTTTGAACAGACTTCAGGTCGTCAAACTATATTAAAAGTGGGATCAACCACCTCGCCAGATGATGCTATAGAAATAACTGTTGAGCCAATTTCAAGCGAACGAAACCTCCGAACAATCGACTGGATAGAAGGTAACCGCAGAAAAGTGGATGAGCTGTCCGGTGGTAAACTGGCTTATGTTTATCTACCAAATACCGGAGGTGGAGGGTTTGCATCGTTTAACCGTTATTATTTTGCGCAGCAAGATAAAAAAGGCGTTATACTCGATGAAAGAAATAATGGCGGTGGCTCGGCCGCCGATTACATGATTGATGTAATGAGCCGTACTTTACTGGGTTACTTTAATAGCAAAGCCAACGACAACCGTCCCTGGACTACTCCAATGGCTGGGATTTGGGGGCCAAAAGTGATGATAATAAACGAACGCGCCGGATCGGGTGGCGACTTACTACCTTATATGTTCAAAGAAAAAGACCTCGGTCCACTTATTGGAACACGAACCTGGGGAGGTTTAGTCGGGACATGGGATACTCCTCCACTAATTGATGGCGGACGTATTGTTGCTCCACGCGGTGGTTTCTTCGATGTTGATGGTGAATGGGCAGTTGAAGGAGAAGGTATTGCTCCTGATATTGAAGTGATACAGGAACCAAAACTTATTTTGCAGGGCAAAGATCCGCAATTGGAAAAAGCAGTGGAAGTAGCTCTTGAAAAATTGCAAGGAAATGAATTTGAGCTAAAACCGGAACCTGCTGCCCCAATGCGTTGGAAGCGCCCTAATGGTTTTAAAACCAACTAA
- the rplS gene encoding 50S ribosomal protein L19, giving the protein MDLVKLVEKEFEVENKHPEFKAGDTITVSYKIKEGNKERIQNFRGVVIQLRGSGNTKTFTIRKMSGNIGVERIFPISSPFIESIEVNKRGSVRRKRIFYLRGLTGKKARIKEKRF; this is encoded by the coding sequence ATGGACTTAGTTAAATTAGTAGAAAAAGAATTCGAGGTTGAAAATAAACACCCGGAATTCAAAGCCGGTGACACGATCACTGTTAGCTACAAAATTAAAGAGGGTAACAAAGAAAGGATTCAGAATTTCCGTGGAGTGGTTATCCAGCTTCGTGGAAGTGGAAATACCAAAACTTTCACCATTCGTAAAATGTCTGGAAACATTGGTGTTGAAAGAATTTTCCCTATCAGCTCTCCTTTTATCGAAAGCATCGAAGTAAACAAAAGAGGTAGTGTACGTCGTAAACGTATTTTCTACTTGCGCGGCTTAACAGGTAAAAAAGCCCGTATTAAAGAAAAAAGATTCTAA